A genomic stretch from Vicugna pacos unplaced genomic scaffold, VicPac4 scaffold_204, whole genome shotgun sequence includes:
- the LOC140695447 gene encoding melanoma-associated antigen 8-like: protein SSSSSSSSYSVLFLGTGEEAADSGTPSPTQSPQGVCPSPTAVAAPPWSQSEDSGLRSQGEEGPSSGQDPADAESRLQDALHLMMAELMGFLLHKYRTKQPTSKEEMLNAVLRDDQDHFPVVLSQASECLQLVFGVDVKEVDPREHLYVLVPTLGLTYDGMQDDGQSMPNTGLLVILLGVIVLEGDFAPEEAVWRALSKMGLCAGREHFIYGEPRELITNVWVQEGYVEYRQVANSDPARYEFLWGPRAYTETSKLQVLEHFLRVNRRGPSSFPSLSEERVSDEEEGA from the coding sequence tcctcctcctcctcgtcgtcttcctactcagtcctgttcctgggcactggcgaggaggcggctgattctgggacacccagtcccacgcagagccctcagggtgtctgcccctcccccacagccgtggcagcccctccatggagccagtcggaagacagtggcctcagaagccaaggtgaggaggggcccagctccGGGCAGGACCCGGCAGATGCCGAGTCCCGGCTCCAAGATGCATTACATTTAATGATGGCTGAACTGATGGGCTTCCTGCTCCACAAGTACCGCACAAAGCAGCCGacctcaaaagaggaaatgctgaatgcggtcctcagagatgaccaggaccacttccctgtggtcttgagccaagcctctgagtgtctgcagctggtctttggggtggatgtgaaggaggtggaccccagggagcacttgtatgtcctggtccccaccctgggcctcacctacgatggcatgcaggacgacgggcagagcatgcccaacactggcctcctggtgatacttctgggtgtgattgtcctggagggcgactttgctcctgaggaggcagtctggcgagcacttagcaagatggggctgtgtgctgggagggagcacttcatctacggggagcccagggaactcatcaccaacgtgtgggtgcaggaggggtacgtggagtaccggcaggtggccaacagcgatcccgctcgctacgagttcctgtggggtccccgggcctacacggagaccagcaagctgcaagtcctggaacatttcctcagggtcaatagaaggggtcccagttctttcccatccctgtctgaagagcgagtgagtgatgaggaagagggggcctga
- the LOC140695436 gene encoding PWWP domain-containing DNA repair factor 3B-like codes for MMDAEYVLCSWKGHFWPAKVLSRSKNSVGNKRERAFSLEVQILSVDEKVKVKSTDIKALNESQIESVTSSLAALSKTSVPPGEEVAYRSALTAAQELLNQRANLGPVRASGTLESTTRSPRGPKKRPRKKYQKPRRHFLRSPRKRENPKSPLVRRSKREDAPDRDKLQVHTTIGRIPRERQTEPSGSSSMCPNFPPLPEDDHKKEGREESDTSRVMPLPCTVREEGTGAEGGGVLPSLPPGFLPTVRMAQEVFCAQALAVSAEGATFSGTAKDPGQGAWNPGLEGEAAASSSPKPRLRYSLRLASRKRKLQVPEFEEGLQESQPSVDSEASNPTSATENGVGEATGQPPSLASPQELSPIERGMMVWFKFQNHPFWPAVVKSVSQTEQTARVLLIEANMHSERSGIRVPLQRLKHLDCKGKKRLVKRAGKLYGQGVNWCFSLISHYREGLGRGTFAGSFLDYYAADVSYPMRKAIQEGDLEIEFPKVNYADLEDSEEETSLGGKRPCKKILPDRMKAAWDRANQKLVDFIVKRKGADHHLLDIVKGRKQSRWLASYLNSNRYVICVETYLEDEDQLDAVVGHLQEIYKQVDKKVLALTRDDKVSFVLEVLLPEAIICSLAALDGLDYKEAEAKYLRGPPVHYREKELFDENILKEMRRRSARRSRAK; via the coding sequence ATGATGGATGCCGAGTATGTCCTGTGCAGTTGGAAAGGCCACTTTTGGCCAGCGAAGGTCTTGTCCAGGTCCAAGAACTCAGTAGGAAACAAGAGGGAAAGGGCCTTTTCTCTAGAAGTTCAAATACTCTCAGTGGATGAAAAGGTCAAGGTGAAAAGCACAGATATAAAGGCCCTAAATGAGTCTCAGATTGAATCCGTCACCTCCTCACTGGCAGCCCTGTCCAAGACCAGTGTCCCACCAGGAGAGGAGGTGGCTTACAGAAGCGCTCTGACGGCGGCACAGGAGCTTCTGAACCAGAGAGCAAATCTGGGTCCTGTGAGAGCGTCGGGCACTCTGGAGTCCACAACGCGGTCTCCAAGGGGACCGAAAAAGCGACCTCGTAAAAAGTATCAGAAGCCCAGAAGGCACTTCCTGAGGAGTCCTAGGAAACGTGAGAACCCCAAATCACCCTTGGTACGACGTTCCAAGAGGGAGGATGCCCCTGACCGTGACAAACTTCAGGTGCACACAACCATCGGCCGTATTCCAAGGGAAAGGCAAACAGAGCCCTCAGGAAGCTCCAGCATGTGCCCAAACTTCCCGCCCCTGCCAGAAGATGACCACAAGaaagagggcagggaggagagtgACACCTCAAGAGTTATGCCCTTGCCTTGCACAGTCAGGGAGGAGGGGACCGGTGCTGAAGGTGGAGGCGTCCTTCCGTCCCTGCCACCGGGTTTCCTTCCCACTGTGCGCATGGCCCAGGAAGTCTTCTGTGCACAGGCCCTGGCTGTCTCCGCTGAAGGTGCTACCTTCTCCGGGACTGCTAAGGACCCTGGACAGGGCGCCTGGAACCCAGGTTTGGAAGGTGAAGCAGCAGCCTCCAGCAGCCCTAAGCCCAGGCTGCGTTACTCACTCCGACTAGCAAGTAGAAAACGGAAGCTGCAGGTACCAGAGTTTGAGGAAGGGCTGCAAGAATCTCAGCCTTCAGTGGACTCAGAGGCTAGTAACCCCACCAGTGCCACTGAGAACGGTGTCGGCGAAGCCACGGGACAGCCACCAAGCCTGGCTTCCCCACAGGAGCTGTCTCCCATTGAAAGAGGAATGATGGTCTGGTTTAAATTTCAGAATCACCCCTTCTGGCCGGCTGTGGTAAAGAGTGTCAGCCAAACGGAGCAGACTGCCAGGGTGCTCCTGATTGAGGCAAACATGCACAGTGAGAGGAGCGGCATCCGAGTTCCTCTTCAAAGACTGAAACACCTGGATtgtaaagggaagaaaaggctagTGAAGAGAGCCGGGAAACTGTACGGGCAAGGTGTGAACTGGTGTTTCTCACTGATTTCCCACTACCGAGAAGGGCTCGGTCGTGGGACTTTTGCTGGCTCTTTCCTGGATTATTATGCTGCGGACGTCAGCTACCCAATGAGGAAAGCCATCCAAGAGGGGGACCTGGAGATTGAGTTCCCAAAGGTGAATTATGCCGACCTGGAAGATTCCGAGGAGGAGACCTCCCTGGGCGGGAAGAGGCCCTGCAAGAAAATCCTCCCTGACCGGATGAAGGCCGCCTGGGACCGAGCCAACCAGAAGCTAGTGGACTTCATCGTGAAAAGGAAGGGGGCCGACCACCATCTTCTGGACATTGTCAAAGGCAGGAAGCAGTCCCGCTGGCTGGCATCCTATCTGAATTCCAATAGGTATGTCATCTGTGTCGAAACATACCTGGAAGATGAAGATCAGTTGGATGCAGTGGTGGGACACTTGCAAGAAATCTACAAACAGGTCGACAAGAAGGTGCTGGCTCTGACACGAGATGACAAAGTGAGTTTTGTCCTGGAAGTTCTTCTGCCAGAAGCAATCATCTGTTCACTTGCAGCACTGGATGGATTGGATTACAAGGAGGCAGAAGCAAAGTACCTGCGAGGGCCACCTGTGCATTACCGGGAAAAAGAGCTCTTTGATGAAAACATCTTAAAGGAAATGAGAAGGAGGTCAGCGAGGAGGAGCAGGGCGAAGTAA
- the LOC140695443 gene encoding synaptonemal complex protein 3-like produces MAPAERKRLGRAAKAPVEAQGMAACDFGRQERREPRGSEGVPEGNNRVIDDYGEISSSPGTFEEDVGNELQNMLESFEGDIKKVLHAKRKRFLMNTNASVKTIKQKIEHVWKSQEEQRQKLYREYYQQFLTLFLEWDMAVQKTKEEEEKLANLFREQQKIFQQARIVQSQRLKKIKNVYGQLLKSMEELEKDHEHLLTDEQSKIRQEMAKLQNKILLEAQQQELAMVRKSLQSLLF; encoded by the exons ATGGCGCCGGCTGAGAGGAAGCGCCTGGGGAGGGCTGCGAAGGCCCCGGTGGAGGCTCAGGGTATGGCAGCCTGTGACTTCGGGAGACAAGAGAGAAGAGAGCCGCGTGGGTCAGAGGGTGTTCCGGAAG GAAACAACCGAGTCATTGATGACTATGGGGAAATAAGTTCTTCTCCAGGGACATTTGAGGAAGATGTGGG GAATGAATTACAGAATATGTTGGAAAGTTTTGAAG GTGACATTAAAAAGGTTCTTcatgcaaagagaaaaagattcTTAATGAATACCAATGCTTCTGTCAAAACCATTAAGCAGAAAATTGAGCATGTTTGGAAAAGCCAGGAAGAACAAAG GCAGAAGCTTTATCGCGAATATTATCAGCAGTTTTTGACTTTGTTTCTGGAGTGGGACATGGCTGTGCAGAAAAccaaagaagaagaggaaaaactaGCT AACTTGTTTCGTGAGCAACAAAAGATTTTTCAACAAGCTAGAATTGTTCAGAGccagagactgaaaaaaattaaaaatgtgtatgGCCAGCTCTTAAAG AGTATGGAGGAGTTAGAGAAGGATCATGAACATCTTCTTACTGATGAGCAAAGCAAAATTAGACAAGAAATGGCCAAGCTGCAAAACAAAATTTTGCTGGAAGCT CAGCAGCAAGAGCTGGCAATGGTTCGGAAGTCTCTTCAATCCCTGTTATTCTGA